In Kordiimonas sp. SCSIO 12610, the sequence ATTATCGCCGTCAAATGAAAGGATCGGTTCATCACCCATTTGCCAAAGGTGCGCGATCTGCTCCTCGGTCAAAGCAGTCCCCAAAGGCGCAACCGCATAATTTATTCCAGCCTGAGCGAGCGCGATTACATCCATATAGCCCTCAACAACCATGACCTGACCAACATCATAGGACGCTGCACGGGCATTTGCCCAGTTATACAGAGTGGCACCCTTGTGGAACAAAACCGTTTCAGGACTGTTCAAATATTTGGCTTTTGCATCCTTTGAAAGCGCACGCCCCCCAAAGGCGATAATCCGCCCTTGCCGGTCACTGATAGGAAACATCAAACGATCCCGAAAACGATCATAACTGTCACGCCCATCCTCTGGCTTGATGAGCATACCAGTTTCAATTAACTGGTCCTCGTATATACCGCGCCCTTGCATCGCATCTTTTAGGGCACTGCGCGAGTTAGGAGCAAACCCAAGGCGAAAATCTTTCAGTGTTTTATCGTTAAGCCCACGGCCTTTGATATACTCGAAAGCACCTTTACCAACTTGTCCGTAAAGTTGAGCTTCATACCAGCTGGTAACGGCTTCCATCACTTCTGAAAGGCTTGCCCTCGCCTTCTCTCGCTCAACGGCTTCACGGCTGGGCTTGGGTACATCCATTCCAACCTGACCCGCTAATTGCTCGATTGTTTCCGGGAAGGTCAATCCTTCAGTGTTCATGACAAAATCAATAACACTGCCGTGCTGACCACAACCAAAGCAATGGTAAAAACCTTTTTGGTCATTCACCGTAAATGAAGGGGTTTTCTCGTTATGAAAGGGGCACAAACCAGTATGTTCACGCCCACGCCGGATAAGCTTAACCTTTCGCCCCACCACATCAGAAAGGGTGAAGCGATGCTTAAGTTCATCAAGAAATTGCGGACTAAGTGCCATGAACATTCCAAACGAAGCACCTCACAGAAAAGACACGCATGTGAAGCGTCCTGAAAGGTATTAGAACTCTAGTTGTCTACTGTAAAATGGAACAACAAGCATAACAAGAATTACAGAGGCTTCGAAAAAATATGGAGCTTGATCTTGGGTTTATGCCAGTAATTCTTTTACTGCCAGACTTGCCTTTGCAAAATCCATTTGCCCCGCATATTTGGCTTTCAAAGCCCCCATGCAGCGACCAATATCTTTTAGACCTTCAGCCCCTATTTCACTAACGATCGCTACACAAGCGTTTTTCAGTTCGTCATCAGAAAGCTGACGCGGCAAGAAAGTTTGAATAATAGAAATTTCTTCGCGCTCTTGTTCCGCCAGTTCACAACGGCCAGCCTCTTCATAAGCCTTGATACTGTCACCACGCTGTTTAACCATTTTGGATAGAATATCGGTGATAATCGCATCATCATCACGGTCTGCATTATCAAGCGACCGATCTTCGATATCCTTTTCCTTAACGGCAGCCAAAATTAGGCGAATTGTAGAGAGGCGAGTACGATCTTTTGACTTCATAGCCTCTTTCATTGCGTGTGTTAAATCATCACGTAACATTTATTTTCCCGTCCTTATTAGACCCATTTTATCTTTGACCACCAGTATGATTGCTTTTGTCTTCATATCAGTTGCCCACATCAAAGTTCACTTGATGAGTCACAAGCGATAATCATACTCTATGAACGTAAATTGAGCAATCGTTTAAATTGATCATAAGTTATTGATTTTAAAGGATTTTATTTTGAAATTTTTTCTTGACCTGAAAGACTGTTTTGCCTATTGTCCCGTCAATTTGGCTACAGGTTATGATACACCTTCAGTATCATGATATAATACCAAATCCTTATAAATCAGGGACTTACAATATCCCCTTGGCGAACAGGAAGGCATGCCCATGACCGACTCCAAACTATCCGCCGATGCCCTTAAGGGGCGGCCATATGATGATATCACTGGTGTTTTGGTGTTATCTGATGGATCAGTGTTTTGGGGATATGGGTTTGGAGCCAGCGGCGATACAATCGGTGAAATATGTTTCAATACATCGATAACCGGGTATCAGGAAATACTGACCGATCCGTCTTATGCGGGCCAGATCATCAATTTCACATTTCCTCATATTGGCAACGTAGGCGCAAATATTGAAGACCTGGAAACACAAAACCCTGCCGCACGCGGTCTTGTCATCCGGGAAGACATCACCGAGCCTGCAAACTATCGATCGTCCGAGCATTTTGCTGAATGGGTAAAAAACAATAAACTAATAGGCATTTCGGGTGTCGATACACGTAGCATCACACGCCTTATCAAGGAAAAGGGCGCTCTAACCGGGGTAATTGCCCATAGCCCAACCGGAGAATTCGATGTTGCCGCATTATTTGAGCAAGCATGCAAATGGCCTGGCCTGAATGGCATGGATCTCGCCAAAGAGGTGACTTGCCAAGAAACCAAAGACTGGGATGAAACACGTTGGTCCATCAAAGAAGGCTTTGGTAAGCTTGAGGTAGAAAAAGCACACATAGTTGCCGTTGATTACGGTGCAAAAGATAACATTCTTCGTTGCCTATCTGAAACTGGTGCCAAAGTAACCGTCGTTTCAGCGACAACATCCTTCGATGATATCATGAAACACAATCCCGATGGGTTTTTCCTATCAAACGGCCCCGGTGATCCCGCTGCAACCGGTGAATATGCTCTACCTATTATCAAGCAGATGATCGAAACAGGCTTACCTATTTTCGGAATTTGCCTTGGGCATCAATTACTGGCCCTCGCTTTTGGTGGAAAAACATACAAAATGCATCAAGGGCACCGCGGCGCTAATCATCCGGTACAGGATTTGCGCACAGGCAAAGTGGAAATTACATCCATGAACCACGGGTTCTCAGTGGACGGTGATAGTCTGCCTGAAAATGTATCGATTAGCCACATATCGCTATTTGATAAAACAGTGTGCGGCATCGAGGTAAAGGACAAACCAATTTTCAGTGTGCAGCAACACCCAGAAGCATCCCCTGGACCACAGGATAGCTTTTATTTGTTCGAACAATTCATGGATAATATCCAAAAGCACAAGACTTTATAGACATACAAACAATTGCCGCAATTGTTTGGCAGCAATACAGCCACCCAGGTACGGGTAAAAGTATGGGGCAGAATATCTGATGCGACCAAAAAGCATCAAAGGGGCTAAAACCTCTAAAAGGACAGTAAAATGACAGTAAAAACCCTAGCGATGATTTTATTAGGTGCAACAGCAATTTCCACTGTTACCCTATCATCAGAAGCCCAGTCACGTGAAGACGGTGGTTATTATGTATCTGGCTTTGCAGGCCTTGCCTTCCAGAGCGGTAATACCAACACACCTGTAACAGGTGCTGGTGGCAATCTTGAACTTGAATATGATACTGGTTACAGCATTGGTGGTTCAGTTGGTTATAAACTTCCGACAAGTAGTTTGTTTTCAGGTTTTCGTCTGGAACTAGAAGCATCATACCGTGAAGGCGACGTCGAACCAACCGATGACACAGACCGTGACGGCGATACATCATCATTTGGTGTACTTGCGAACGTACTTTATGATTTTGACGCTATTGCCAGCGATTTTTTTGTACCATATATCGGCGTTGGTGCCGGATTGGCGGGCGTTGAATCTGATTTATTTGTCGGCTTTCCTGACACTTCAGGTGCATTTGTGACGCAACAATTCGGTGGTAGCACCAGGACGCAGTTTGTTTATCAAGGCATCATAGGAGCAACATTCCCACTGAGTGACAGTTTTGACCTTTTCATTGATGGGCGATACTACACAGCAGGTGATGTTCAATTCGATCTGGTAGCACCCGATAGCACTGAAACAGCCTTTGATAGCGATTATGATGTCATTCAGGTCCAGGCTGGTTTCCGGTTCCATTTCTAGTCAGATGGATCAAATGATTTAAAATATAAAAGAGGGAAGCAAACACTTCCCTCTTTTTGTAAGAAGAAAAGCAACCTTTAACTTTAAGAGCAAAAACATGCCTAAACGTACCGATATAAAAAGTATTCTCATCATTGGTGCCGGACCGATCATCATTGGTCAAGCTTGCGAATTTGATTATTCAGGGACACAGGCATGTAAGGCGCTTAGGGAAGAAGGCTACAGGGTCATTCTTGTGAACTCTAACCCTGCAACGATTATGACGGACCCGGAACTTGCGGACGCAACATATATCGAACCAATCACACCAGAAGTTGTCGAGAAAATCATCGAAAAGGAAAAGCCAGACGCTATCCTGCCAACAATGGGCGGTCAAACTGGCCTAAATACCGCCCTTGCACTATCCGCAAACGGTGCCCTTAAGCGCCACGGTGTCCAGCTAATTGGCGCTGA encodes:
- a CDS encoding outer membrane protein, translating into MTVKTLAMILLGATAISTVTLSSEAQSREDGGYYVSGFAGLAFQSGNTNTPVTGAGGNLELEYDTGYSIGGSVGYKLPTSSLFSGFRLELEASYREGDVEPTDDTDRDGDTSSFGVLANVLYDFDAIASDFFVPYIGVGAGLAGVESDLFVGFPDTSGAFVTQQFGGSTRTQFVYQGIIGATFPLSDSFDLFIDGRYYTAGDVQFDLVAPDSTETAFDSDYDVIQVQAGFRFHF
- the carA gene encoding glutamine-hydrolyzing carbamoyl-phosphate synthase small subunit produces the protein MTDSKLSADALKGRPYDDITGVLVLSDGSVFWGYGFGASGDTIGEICFNTSITGYQEILTDPSYAGQIINFTFPHIGNVGANIEDLETQNPAARGLVIREDITEPANYRSSEHFAEWVKNNKLIGISGVDTRSITRLIKEKGALTGVIAHSPTGEFDVAALFEQACKWPGLNGMDLAKEVTCQETKDWDETRWSIKEGFGKLEVEKAHIVAVDYGAKDNILRCLSETGAKVTVVSATTSFDDIMKHNPDGFFLSNGPGDPAATGEYALPIIKQMIETGLPIFGICLGHQLLALAFGGKTYKMHQGHRGANHPVQDLRTGKVEITSMNHGFSVDGDSLPENVSISHISLFDKTVCGIEVKDKPIFSVQQHPEASPGPQDSFYLFEQFMDNIQKHKTL
- a CDS encoding GatB/YqeY domain-containing protein — encoded protein: MLRDDLTHAMKEAMKSKDRTRLSTIRLILAAVKEKDIEDRSLDNADRDDDAIITDILSKMVKQRGDSIKAYEEAGRCELAEQEREEISIIQTFLPRQLSDDELKNACVAIVSEIGAEGLKDIGRCMGALKAKYAGQMDFAKASLAVKELLA